The genome window TTAACAAACGTCCTTACAAGATGGCAAGAACAGAAGGGCCAGACTCACCAGCAACACCGCCTGAAGACAGCAAGGCGGAGGCGGCATCCTCTCGTTTGCTGGGTCTCAACCATCGCCTACCGCACACTCCCATCTTTCCGGGCTTCCCAGGCCTGGGCGGGCCCTTCGGCAGCTTTCCGGGAACCGGGCCTCTAGTGCCTCTCCTTGACGTACTAGTGCCAGCAGCAGAGGTGGAGCGGGTGTGCGCCCGGAGGCCGCGTCCCAAGAGGTTTGGGTGTAATCAGTGTGGCTCAGCCTTCAGCAACAAGGGTCAACTCAAAGGCCACCTTCGAATACACACGGGCGAGCGGCCCTTTGTCTGTGGTCACCAAGGTTGTCAGAAACGCTTCACCCGCAACGAAGAGCTGACCCGTCACCGCCGCATCCACAGCGGGGCACGGCCCTTCCCGTGCCCGCTGTGTGACAAACGCTTTGGCCGCAAGGACCACCTCAAGAAACAT of Portunus trituberculatus isolate SZX2019 chromosome 37, ASM1759143v1, whole genome shotgun sequence contains these proteins:
- the LOC123514080 gene encoding Krueppel-like factor 14, producing MTGASDPCSEAARLCQGVLATCSGLSVWHKGSEEVRSSMTSHPPSPSSSSSPSPPSIFRPWQPCSSALVTASAQDLPTTTHNSSITTAPSRAGVRRLQKQITSSVNKRPYKMARTEGPDSPATPPEDSKAEAASSRLLGLNHRLPHTPIFPGFPGLGGPFGSFPGTGPLVPLLDVLVPAAEVERVCARRPRPKRFGCNQCGSAFSNKGQLKGHLRIHTGERPFVCGHQGCQKRFTRNEELTRHRRIHSGARPFPCPLCDKRFGRKDHLKKHVRTHQRLPLNPAVHLPLPPPLSHCLTPPIMPPLATTLAASQPLLYRLQQLQQIHSLPQP